A stretch of the Streptococcus oralis genome encodes the following:
- a CDS encoding cell division protein SepF has translation MSLKDRFDKFIDYFTEDGEETTNYETQQEETVSPAISSSKELPAPAQSGSAKDANITRLHARQQELAMQSHRSDEKVTIDVRYPRKYEDATEIVDLLAGNESILIDFQYMTEVQARRCLDYLDGARHVLAGNMKKVASTMYLLTPVNVIVNIEDIKLPDESQSAEFGFDIKRNRAR, from the coding sequence ATGTCTTTAAAAGATAGATTCGATAAATTTATAGATTATTTTACAGAAGACGGAGAAGAAACGACTAACTATGAGACTCAACAAGAGGAAACAGTTAGCCCAGCCATCTCATCTTCTAAAGAATTACCAGCACCTGCTCAGTCAGGATCAGCAAAAGATGCAAATATTACTCGTCTTCATGCGCGTCAGCAAGAATTGGCGATGCAAAGTCACCGTTCAGATGAGAAAGTGACGATTGACGTTCGCTATCCAAGAAAATATGAAGATGCAACTGAAATTGTAGATTTATTGGCTGGAAATGAAAGTATTTTGATTGATTTCCAATACATGACAGAAGTACAAGCCCGTCGTTGCCTTGATTACTTGGACGGAGCCCGTCATGTCTTGGCTGGAAATATGAAAAAAGTTGCGAGTACGATGTATCTATTGACTCCTGTCAACGTTATCGTGAATATTGAAGATATCAAACTTCCAGACGAATCACAAAGCGCTGAGTTTGGTTTTGATATTAAACGAAATAGAGCAAGATAA
- the ftsZ gene encoding cell division protein FtsZ, translated as MTFSFDTAAAQGAVIKVIGVGGGGGNAINRMVDEGVAGVEFIAANTDVQALSSTKAETVIQLGPKLTRGLGAGGRPEVGRKAAEESEEALTEAITGADMVFITAGMGGGSGTGAAPVIARIAKDLGALTVGVVTRPFGFEGSKRGQYAVEGINELREHVDTLLIISNNNLLEIVDKKTPLLEALSEADNVLRQGVQGITDLITNPGLINLDFADVKTVMANKGNALMGIGIGSGEERVVEAARKAIYSPLLETTIDGAEDVIVNVTGGLDLTLIEAEEASEIVNQAAGQGVNIWLGTSIDESMKDEIRVTVVATGVRQERVEKVVGARNNQPVGRPSTKAPQAHTFDRQFDLEETAELPKSSPRRFETNQASAFGDWDLRRESIVRQTDPVVSSVERFETPVSQDEDELDTPPFFKNR; from the coding sequence ATGACATTTTCATTTGATACAGCAGCAGCTCAAGGCGCAGTTATTAAGGTAATTGGTGTCGGTGGTGGTGGTGGTAACGCCATCAACCGCATGGTTGACGAAGGTGTTGCTGGTGTAGAATTTATCGCAGCCAACACTGATGTACAAGCCCTTAGCAGTACGAAAGCAGAAACAGTTATCCAACTTGGTCCAAAATTGACTCGTGGTTTGGGTGCTGGAGGTCGTCCGGAAGTTGGACGTAAAGCTGCAGAAGAAAGTGAAGAAGCTTTGACGGAAGCTATCACTGGAGCGGACATGGTCTTTATCACTGCAGGTATGGGTGGTGGATCTGGTACAGGTGCAGCCCCTGTTATTGCACGTATCGCTAAAGATCTTGGTGCTCTTACAGTTGGTGTCGTGACACGTCCTTTCGGATTTGAAGGAAGCAAACGTGGTCAGTACGCTGTAGAAGGAATCAACGAACTTCGCGAGCATGTTGATACTTTGTTGATTATCTCTAACAACAACTTGCTTGAAATCGTTGATAAGAAAACCCCACTTCTTGAAGCTCTTAGCGAAGCAGATAACGTTCTTCGCCAAGGTGTTCAAGGGATCACTGACTTGATCACAAACCCAGGATTGATTAACCTTGACTTTGCTGATGTGAAAACTGTAATGGCAAATAAAGGAAATGCCCTTATGGGTATCGGTATCGGTAGTGGTGAAGAACGCGTTGTTGAAGCGGCTCGTAAAGCAATTTACTCTCCACTTCTTGAAACAACTATCGATGGTGCTGAGGATGTCATCGTCAACGTTACTGGTGGTCTTGACTTGACCTTGATTGAAGCAGAAGAAGCTTCAGAAATCGTCAACCAAGCAGCTGGCCAAGGTGTAAACATCTGGCTTGGAACATCAATTGACGAAAGCATGAAGGATGAAATCCGTGTTACTGTTGTAGCGACAGGTGTTCGTCAAGAGCGCGTGGAAAAAGTAGTTGGAGCTCGTAACAACCAACCAGTTGGACGTCCATCAACTAAAGCTCCTCAAGCACACACATTTGACCGTCAATTCGACTTGGAAGAAACAGCAGAATTGCCTAAATCAAGTCCTCGTCGTTTTGAAACAAACCAAGCGTCTGCTTTTGGAGACTGGGACTTGCGTCGCGAGTCTATTGTTCGCCAAACAGATCCTGTTGTTTCATCAGTAGAACGCTTCGAAACACCAGTTTCACAAGATGAAGATGAATTGGATACACCTCCATTCTTCAAAAATCGTTAA
- a CDS encoding YggS family pyridoxal phosphate-dependent enzyme, with protein sequence MNLKKNTELVFQQIADASQEANRALDAVSVIAVTKYVDVQTAEALLPLGVRHIGENRVDKFLEKYQALKDYPVTWHLIGTLQRRKVKEVIPFVDYFHALDSLKLAQEIQKRTDHVIKCFLQVNISGEESKHGFSKEELLELLPELAKLDQIEYVGLMTMAPFEADSDELKEIFKDTQALQAEIREKQIPNMPMTELSMGMSRDFKEAIQFGSTFVRIGTAFFK encoded by the coding sequence ATGAATTTGAAAAAAAATACTGAATTAGTTTTTCAGCAAATAGCTGATGCTAGTCAAGAAGCCAACCGTGCTCTAGATGCTGTTTCAGTAATCGCAGTGACAAAGTATGTAGATGTACAAACAGCGGAAGCCTTGCTTCCGCTTGGTGTCCGTCATATAGGTGAAAATCGAGTTGATAAATTTTTAGAAAAATATCAGGCCTTGAAAGATTACCCAGTTACTTGGCATTTAATAGGAACACTACAGAGACGGAAAGTGAAAGAAGTAATCCCATTTGTGGATTACTTTCATGCTTTAGACTCCCTAAAGTTAGCCCAGGAAATTCAAAAGAGAACAGATCATGTTATCAAGTGTTTCTTGCAGGTCAATATTTCTGGGGAAGAAAGCAAGCATGGATTTTCAAAAGAAGAATTGCTAGAACTTTTGCCAGAATTGGCTAAGTTAGATCAGATTGAGTATGTTGGTTTAATGACCATGGCTCCTTTTGAGGCAGACAGTGATGAATTGAAAGAAATTTTCAAGGATACGCAGGCTCTGCAAGCAGAAATTAGAGAAAAACAAATCCCTAATATGCCGATGACAGAGCTAAGCATGGGAATGAGTCGTGATTTTAAAGAAGCGATTCAATTCGGCTCAACCTTTGTTCGAATCGGTACAGCATTTTTTAAATAG
- the ftsA gene encoding cell division protein FtsA: protein MTRDGFFTGLDIGTSSIKVLVAEHRDGEVNVIGVSNAKSKGVKDGIIVDIEAAASAIKSAITQAEEKAGISIKSVNVGLPANLLQVEPTQGMIPVTSDTKEITDQDVENVVKSALTKSMTPDREVITFIPEEFIVDGFQGIRDPRGMMGVRLEMRGLLYTGPRTILHNLRKTVERVGIHVDNVIISPLAIVNSVLNEGEREFGATVIDMGGGQTTVATIRNQELQFTNIYQEGGDYVTKDISKVLKTSQKIAESLKLNYGEAYVPLASNETFQVEVIGEVEPVEVTESYLAEIISARIKHIFDQIKQELERRHLLDLPGGIVLIGGNAILPGIVELAQEVFGVRVKLYVPNQVGIRNPAFAHVISLSEFAGKLTEVNLLAQKAVKGDEFLRQKPINFGIPNQRLNPVAQPSPTQAAPAETVQEAPVAPKEEFQASSQSKPKLTERFRGLIGSMFDE from the coding sequence ATGACTAGAGATGGTTTTTTTACAGGCTTAGATATCGGAACTAGCTCGATTAAAGTGCTAGTAGCTGAGCATAGAGATGGCGAAGTAAATGTAATTGGTGTTAGTAATGCCAAAAGTAAAGGTGTCAAAGACGGAATTATTGTTGATATTGAAGCAGCTGCTTCAGCAATTAAATCTGCAATCACACAGGCAGAAGAGAAAGCGGGTATTTCTATTAAGTCTGTTAACGTTGGCCTTCCAGCAAACCTCTTGCAGGTTGAACCAACACAAGGAATGATTCCTGTAACTTCAGATACCAAAGAAATCACAGATCAAGATGTTGAAAATGTTGTCAAATCAGCTTTGACAAAGAGCATGACTCCTGACCGTGAAGTGATTACCTTTATTCCAGAAGAATTCATCGTGGATGGATTCCAAGGCATCCGTGACCCTCGTGGTATGATGGGTGTCCGCTTGGAAATGCGTGGTCTGCTTTACACAGGTCCTCGTACGATTCTACACAATCTTCGCAAGACGGTTGAGCGTGTAGGTATTCATGTTGATAACGTGATTATTTCACCTTTGGCAATCGTGAACTCCGTTCTCAATGAAGGTGAACGTGAATTTGGTGCGACTGTCATTGACATGGGTGGAGGTCAGACTACTGTAGCGACTATCCGCAACCAAGAATTGCAGTTCACTAACATCTACCAAGAAGGTGGAGATTACGTTACTAAAGACATCTCTAAAGTCTTGAAAACATCTCAAAAAATTGCAGAAAGTTTGAAACTGAACTATGGTGAAGCTTACGTTCCACTTGCAAGTAACGAAACTTTCCAAGTTGAAGTAATTGGTGAAGTAGAACCTGTTGAAGTAACAGAAAGCTATTTGGCAGAAATTATCTCAGCACGCATCAAACATATCTTTGACCAAATCAAACAAGAGTTGGAAAGAAGACACTTGTTAGATTTGCCAGGAGGTATCGTCCTTATCGGTGGAAATGCAATTTTGCCAGGAATTGTTGAATTAGCCCAAGAAGTATTTGGTGTTCGCGTAAAACTTTATGTACCAAATCAAGTTGGAATTCGCAACCCTGCATTTGCGCACGTGATTAGCTTGTCTGAGTTTGCTGGTAAATTGACTGAAGTCAATCTTCTTGCTCAAAAAGCAGTTAAAGGAGATGAATTCCTTCGTCAAAAACCAATCAACTTTGGCATTCCAAATCAACGTTTGAATCCAGTAGCGCAACCAAGTCCAACACAAGCAGCACCAGCTGAAACTGTGCAGGAAGCTCCAGTTGCTCCCAAGGAAGAATTCCAAGCAAGTTCTCAAAGTAAACCGAAGCTAACAGAACGTTTCCGTGGTTTGATCGGAAGCATGTTTGATGAATAA
- a CDS encoding YggT family protein has product MIFLIRLIQNAVSIYSIILVAFALLSWFPNAYESQLGRLVIRLARPVIEPLRKLNLQFAGLDFTVWAALILIQFVGNILTRLVLLL; this is encoded by the coding sequence ATGATTTTCTTAATCCGTTTAATCCAAAATGCGGTTAGCATTTACTCCATCATTCTCGTTGCATTTGCTCTTCTTTCATGGTTTCCAAATGCCTATGAAAGCCAGCTAGGTCGCTTAGTTATCAGACTTGCTCGCCCAGTTATTGAGCCTCTTCGTAAGCTCAATCTACAATTTGCTGGTCTTGATTTTACGGTTTGGGCAGCGCTGATTCTGATTCAGTTTGTTGGAAATATCTTAACACGACTAGTCTTATTACTATGA
- a CDS encoding NUDIX hydrolase N-terminal domain-containing protein, whose product MNASDFTKYLQRMLAITDTGLTFTKDPFDRERYEDLRSLLSEMLNQVSDLDAEEVAEVLKPTSAYATPLMDVRAWIVEDEKICLVRGKGEDSWALPGGFGEVGYSPTENILKEIEEETGFTAKAERLLAVFDTNRFQLQSKQYAKFVFECKLLDGQFQENQEIAELQFFAIDQLPVLSEKRITKEQMEIIWQVYKGQRDQYVD is encoded by the coding sequence ATGAATGCAAGTGATTTTACCAAGTATCTGCAAAGAATGTTAGCCATTACGGATACTGGATTAACCTTTACAAAAGATCCTTTCGACCGTGAGCGCTACGAGGACTTGCGAAGCCTGTTATCTGAAATGTTGAATCAGGTATCAGACCTCGATGCAGAAGAAGTGGCAGAAGTCTTGAAACCAACGTCCGCTTATGCAACTCCTCTGATGGACGTCCGTGCTTGGATTGTTGAGGATGAAAAAATCTGTTTAGTTAGAGGAAAAGGAGAGGATAGTTGGGCTTTGCCAGGTGGTTTTGGTGAAGTCGGCTATTCTCCAACCGAAAATATTCTTAAAGAAATTGAAGAAGAAACCGGTTTTACAGCAAAAGCTGAAAGGTTACTTGCAGTTTTTGATACCAATCGTTTCCAACTACAGAGCAAACAATATGCAAAGTTTGTCTTTGAATGTAAGCTTCTTGATGGACAATTTCAAGAGAATCAAGAAATTGCTGAGCTTCAATTTTTTGCCATTGACCAATTGCCAGTCTTATCTGAAAAACGCATCACCAAGGAGCAAATGGAGATTATTTGGCAAGTTTATAAAGGACAAAGAGACCAATATGTTGATTAG
- a CDS encoding TIGR02206 family membrane protein codes for MNLWDKLFTTQISEPPQFELHWYIGLLCLLALTFYASYRFRDKVAYQRFIQILQSVQLIVLYSWYWGNLMPLSESLPFYHCRIAMFVMLLIPGTSKYKQYFALLGTFGATAALAYPLFDPYPFPHVTILSFIIGHVALLGNALLYLFRNYEASLLDLKNVAVITFALNGLIWVVNLVVGGDYGFLSKPPLVGSFGQPLNYLIVSTVIVIAIRLTGKLVENFLQQKSEEFIQEKI; via the coding sequence ATGAATTTGTGGGATAAATTATTTACCACACAGATATCAGAACCGCCCCAGTTTGAACTCCACTGGTACATTGGTTTGTTATGTTTACTGGCTCTTACTTTCTATGCTTCTTATCGTTTTCGCGATAAAGTGGCTTACCAGCGTTTTATTCAGATCCTTCAGTCTGTTCAACTGATTGTTCTGTATAGCTGGTATTGGGGCAATCTCATGCCTCTGTCAGAAAGTTTGCCCTTCTATCATTGCCGTATCGCCATGTTTGTGATGCTCTTGATTCCAGGGACATCCAAGTACAAACAATACTTTGCCCTTTTAGGAACTTTTGGAGCAACAGCGGCACTGGCTTACCCACTCTTTGATCCCTACCCATTTCCACACGTGACCATTTTGTCTTTCATTATCGGACATGTTGCCCTTTTAGGAAATGCGCTTCTATACTTGTTTAGAAACTATGAGGCTTCCCTTCTTGATTTGAAGAATGTGGCGGTGATTACCTTTGCCTTAAATGGCTTGATATGGGTTGTCAATTTAGTTGTAGGTGGGGACTATGGATTTTTGAGTAAACCACCACTTGTTGGAAGTTTCGGCCAGCCCTTAAATTATCTCATTGTTTCGACTGTTATCGTGATAGCAATTCGCTTAACAGGGAAATTAGTAGAAAATTTTTTACAACAAAAATCGGAAGAATTTATTCAAGAGAAGATCTAA
- a CDS encoding UDP-N-acetylmuramoyl-tripeptide--D-alanyl-D-alanine ligase, translating into MKLTIHEVAQAVGAKNDVSIFEDIQLEKAEFDSRLIGTGDLFVPLKGARDGHDFIETAFENGAVVTLSEKEVANHPYILVDDVLTAFQSLAAYYLEKTAVDVFAVTGSNGKTTTKDMLAHLLSTTYKTYKTQGNYNNEIGLPYTVLHMPEETEKLVLEMGQDHLGDIHLLSELAHPKTAIVTLVGEAHLAFFKDRSEIAKGKMQIADGMAPGSLLLAPADSIVEDYLPTDKKVVCFGPGAELEITDLIERKDSLTFKANFLGQALDLPVTGKYNATNAMIAAYVALQEGVSEEQIHQAFQNLELTRNRTEWKKAANGADILSDVYNANPTAMKLILETFSAIPANEGGKKIAVLADMKELGDQSVQLHNQMILSLSPDVLNTVIFYGEDIAELAQLASQMFPIGHVFYFKKTADEDQFEDLVKQVKESLGANDQILLKGSNSMNLAKLVESLENECK; encoded by the coding sequence ATGAAATTAACGATCCACGAAGTTGCCCAAGCTGTTGGAGCTAAAAATGATGTCAGCATCTTTGAGGACATCCAGCTAGAAAAGGCTGAGTTTGACAGTCGTTTGATTGGGACGGGAGATTTGTTTGTGCCACTTAAAGGTGCGCGTGACGGTCACGACTTTATCGAAACAGCTTTTGAAAATGGTGCAGTAGTAACCTTGTCTGAGAAAGAGGTTGCAAATCATCCCTACATTCTAGTAGATGACGTTTTGACTGCCTTTCAATCCCTAGCTGCCTACTATCTTGAAAAGACAGCTGTTGATGTCTTTGCAGTTACAGGTTCAAATGGTAAGACAACGACCAAGGATATGTTGGCGCATTTACTGTCAACAACCTACAAGACCTACAAAACGCAAGGCAATTACAATAACGAGATTGGTCTTCCCTATACGGTTCTCCATATGCCTGAGGAGACTGAAAAGTTGGTCTTGGAGATGGGGCAGGATCACTTGGGAGATATCCATCTCTTGTCTGAATTAGCTCATCCTAAGACAGCCATTGTGACCTTGGTTGGAGAGGCTCATTTGGCCTTTTTCAAAGACCGTTCGGAGATTGCTAAAGGGAAGATGCAAATTGCTGATGGTATGGCACCAGGTTCTTTGCTTTTGGCACCAGCCGACTCCATTGTAGAGGACTACTTGCCTACAGATAAAAAAGTGGTCTGTTTTGGGCCAGGAGCTGAGTTAGAAATCACAGACTTGATTGAGCGCAAGGATAGTCTGACCTTTAAGGCGAATTTCTTGGGACAAGCCCTCGATTTGCCAGTGACAGGTAAGTACAATGCCACCAATGCTATGATTGCTGCTTATGTGGCTCTACAAGAAGGAGTTTCAGAGGAGCAAATTCATCAGGCCTTCCAGAACCTAGAATTGACGCGTAACCGTACTGAGTGGAAGAAGGCAGCCAATGGAGCAGATATTCTGTCTGACGTATACAATGCCAATCCAACTGCTATGAAGTTGATTTTGGAGACATTCTCTGCCATTCCAGCCAACGAAGGAGGCAAGAAAATCGCAGTCTTGGCAGACATGAAGGAACTTGGTGACCAGTCTGTTCAGCTCCATAACCAGATGATTTTAAGCCTATCGCCAGATGTGCTGAATACCGTTATTTTCTATGGAGAAGACATTGCCGAATTGGCACAACTTGCCAGTCAAATGTTTCCAATCGGCCACGTTTTCTATTTTAAGAAAACAGCTGACGAGGACCAATTTGAAGACCTTGTCAAGCAAGTCAAGGAAAGCCTCGGTGCCAATGACCAAATTTTGCTTAAAGGCTCTAACTCCATGAATCTAGCCAAGTTGGTAGAAAGTTTAGAAAATGAATGCAAGTGA